Proteins encoded by one window of Enterococcus faecalis:
- a CDS encoding pyridoxal phosphate-dependent aminotransferase: protein MRNFKKSDKLNNVSYDVRGPVLEEAERMQEEGIRILKLNTGNPAPFGFDAPNEIVRDMIVNVRDSEGYSDSKGIFSARKAIEQYCQLKKFPNVTINDIYTGNGVSELITMCMQGLLNNGDEVLVPMPDYPLWTASVSLAGGTPVHYICDEQAEWYPDIDDIKSKITSNTKAIVIINPNNPTGALYPKELLLEIVEVARQNDLIIYSDEIYDRLVMDGLVHVPIATLAPDLFVVTLNGLSKSHRVAGFRCGWMVLSGDKSRVKGYIEGLNMLASMRLCSNVLSQQIIQTALGGYQSVDDLLLPGGRIYEQREFIYNAINDIPGLSAVKPKAAFYIFPKIDTAKFDIYDDEKFVLDFLHKHHILLVHGGGFNWQQPDHFRIVYLPKMEDLKTTADKMREFLSTYKQK from the coding sequence GTGAGAAATTTTAAAAAATCTGATAAATTAAATAACGTAAGTTACGATGTCCGTGGTCCTGTTTTAGAAGAAGCAGAACGCATGCAAGAAGAGGGCATACGTATTTTGAAATTAAATACAGGGAATCCAGCGCCATTTGGTTTTGATGCCCCAAATGAAATTGTGCGCGACATGATTGTGAATGTTCGCGATTCAGAAGGTTATTCCGATTCAAAAGGTATTTTTTCTGCAAGAAAAGCGATTGAACAATATTGCCAATTAAAAAAATTTCCTAATGTAACGATTAATGATATTTACACTGGTAATGGCGTGAGTGAACTAATTACCATGTGTATGCAAGGCTTGTTAAATAACGGCGATGAAGTACTTGTGCCAATGCCAGACTATCCTTTATGGACTGCTTCTGTTTCTTTGGCGGGCGGTACACCCGTTCATTATATTTGTGATGAGCAAGCAGAATGGTATCCAGACATTGATGATATAAAATCAAAAATAACTTCGAATACAAAAGCAATCGTTATTATAAATCCAAATAATCCGACTGGTGCTTTATATCCGAAAGAGTTATTACTAGAAATTGTCGAAGTGGCACGTCAAAATGATTTAATTATTTACTCCGATGAAATTTATGATCGTTTGGTCATGGACGGTTTGGTTCATGTACCGATTGCTACATTAGCACCTGATTTATTTGTCGTAACATTGAATGGTTTGTCAAAATCACATCGAGTGGCAGGCTTCCGATGCGGTTGGATGGTGTTAAGTGGAGATAAATCACGAGTAAAAGGGTATATCGAAGGGCTAAATATGCTTGCTTCCATGCGGTTATGCTCAAATGTGTTGTCACAACAAATCATTCAAACTGCATTAGGTGGCTATCAAAGTGTCGATGATTTACTTTTGCCAGGTGGCAGAATTTACGAACAACGAGAATTTATTTACAATGCGATAAATGATATTCCTGGTTTATCAGCCGTGAAGCCTAAAGCAGCTTTCTATATTTTTCCGAAAATTGATACGGCCAAATTTGACATTTATGATGATGAAAAATTTGTTTTAGATTTCTTACACAAACATCATATTTTATTAGTCCATGGTGGTGGGTTCAACTGGCAACAACCCGATCACTTCCGTATTGTTTATTTACCGAAGATGGAAGACTTAAAAACTACAGCAGATAAAATGCGTGAATTTTTAAGTACCTACAAACAAAAATAA
- a CDS encoding helix-turn-helix domain-containing protein, whose product MNSLGAVIKEIRKNRKLTQKMLSEDICSQSVLSRIENNEELPNVLVMQQLCDRLGVTVDQIMRYKSGDVHVVTYSFEKMAEYFRHKKYQLLLNYLKENRIEEQLYLDTDWQKYYYYLGSCELFVLNDYEKAIASLRKGLSFTYKADKLNVSDLEIQLISCLGATYGYMGNRVEAERFLSLSIHYFNQLPNERSNAELTKIFFNYADFLFKNYTEKDAEIYVDQGITWARKKNSYYYLSELLNLKYLVLMRKNKHEEAERYLNLAQQMKNVESGNL is encoded by the coding sequence ATGAATTCTTTAGGTGCAGTTATTAAAGAAATTAGAAAAAATAGAAAATTGACACAGAAAATGTTATCAGAAGACATCTGTTCGCAAAGCGTTTTAAGTCGCATTGAAAACAATGAAGAGTTGCCAAACGTTCTCGTAATGCAACAACTTTGTGATCGTTTAGGTGTGACTGTTGATCAGATTATGCGTTATAAATCTGGTGATGTGCACGTTGTTACGTATTCATTTGAAAAAATGGCTGAATATTTTCGCCATAAAAAATATCAATTATTATTAAATTATTTAAAGGAAAATCGTATTGAAGAACAATTGTATTTAGATACGGACTGGCAAAAATATTATTATTATTTAGGTAGTTGTGAATTGTTTGTTCTAAATGATTATGAAAAAGCTATTGCTAGCTTGCGTAAAGGGTTATCTTTCACCTATAAAGCCGATAAGTTAAATGTTTCTGATTTAGAGATTCAATTAATTAGTTGTCTAGGTGCCACTTATGGTTATATGGGCAATCGAGTAGAAGCAGAACGATTTTTAAGTTTGAGTATTCATTATTTTAATCAATTGCCAAATGAACGCAGTAATGCAGAGTTAACGAAAATATTTTTTAATTATGCTGATTTCTTATTTAAAAATTATACAGAAAAAGATGCCGAAATTTATGTGGATCAAGGAATTACTTGGGCCCGCAAAAAAAATAGTTATTATTATTTAAGTGAATTATTAAATCTAAAATATTTAGTTTTAATGAGAAAGAATAAACACGAAGAAGCAGAACGTTATCTGAACTTAGCACAACAAATGAAAAATGTGGAAAGTGGCAATCTTTAA
- the nagA gene encoding N-acetylglucosamine-6-phosphate deacetylase gives MKTFIFADKFFLKSDVKGPGYLEITDGIFGNYTKDEPQGDVKIIREEGKWIAPGLVDTHIHGYMNHDVMDNDAEGIKVISEGLLSCGVTSFLPTTLTSSKERLTDVARTIGQVYQEVPGAKIQGIYFEGPFFTEEHKGAQNPSYFGDPDLDTFHEWQEASGGIIKKIALAPERNGVKEFVETVTDEGVVVALGHSNATLEEADVAVEAGASVFVHAYNGMRGLNHREPGMVGALLTLQHVFSELICDGHHVHPQAAEVLMEKAGHDHVALITDCMMAGGMPDGNYNLGEFPVVVAEGTARLDTGNLAGSILKLKEAIKNVVDWGIATPAQAIMMASLVPAISCKIDDQCGMIANGRDADFIVLEPTMELAATYLDGVERYRA, from the coding sequence ATGAAAACATTTATCTTTGCAGACAAGTTCTTTTTAAAAAGCGATGTTAAAGGACCTGGTTATTTAGAAATCACGGATGGTATCTTTGGTAATTATACAAAAGATGAACCGCAAGGGGACGTAAAAATTATTCGTGAGGAAGGCAAATGGATTGCCCCAGGTTTAGTCGATACTCATATTCATGGTTACATGAATCATGACGTAATGGATAACGATGCAGAAGGCATTAAAGTGATATCTGAAGGCTTATTATCTTGTGGTGTAACTTCATTTTTACCAACAACGTTAACTTCAAGTAAAGAACGTTTAACAGACGTTGCACGTACGATTGGTCAAGTCTACCAAGAAGTACCTGGTGCAAAAATTCAAGGGATTTACTTTGAAGGACCTTTCTTTACTGAAGAACATAAAGGCGCACAAAATCCAAGTTATTTTGGAGATCCAGACCTTGATACATTCCACGAATGGCAAGAAGCTTCAGGCGGAATTATTAAGAAAATTGCGTTGGCACCAGAACGTAATGGTGTGAAAGAATTTGTTGAAACCGTTACAGATGAAGGTGTCGTTGTTGCTTTAGGCCATAGTAATGCGACCTTAGAAGAAGCTGATGTGGCAGTTGAAGCAGGCGCTAGCGTTTTTGTTCATGCATATAATGGGATGCGCGGCTTAAATCACCGTGAACCAGGGATGGTTGGTGCATTGTTAACGTTACAACACGTTTTCTCTGAATTAATTTGTGATGGACACCATGTACATCCGCAAGCGGCTGAAGTATTGATGGAAAAAGCGGGCCATGATCACGTTGCGTTAATTACAGACTGCATGATGGCTGGCGGTATGCCAGATGGCAACTACAATTTAGGTGAATTTCCTGTTGTGGTAGCAGAAGGAACGGCTCGTTTGGATACTGGGAACTTAGCAGGTAGTATTTTAAAACTAAAAGAAGCAATTAAAAATGTAGTTGATTGGGGTATTGCAACACCTGCACAAGCAATTATGATGGCTTCATTAGTTCCTGCGATTAGCTGTAAAATTGATGATCAATGTGGCATGATTGCAAATGGTCGTGATGCTGACTTTATCGTATTAGAACCAACCATGGAATTAGCAGCTACTTATTTAGATGGCGTTGAACGTTATCGAGCATAA
- a CDS encoding DNA/RNA non-specific endonuclease, with product MANRKKKPPFNSTIMLIGALIILILGAVGVKVPDALQDLFNVQPQTTTPSSTPAPKGDNPGPIENGKATFSAEELKDSSNGWITYHSLDRLKRATGADALLKPAMVNTGTSANKDIRPVGFISGKANHSRGHLIGRQMGGSGDDPRNLTTLYQNPVNTPYMTKYENQIRAALDRGETVRYRVTPVYNGNDLLAEKIILEAKSLKTNSPIDFSVTILNKQ from the coding sequence ATGGCAAACAGAAAGAAGAAACCACCATTTAATTCAACCATCATGCTGATTGGCGCATTAATCATTTTAATTTTAGGCGCGGTTGGCGTTAAAGTTCCTGATGCTTTACAAGATTTATTTAATGTTCAACCACAAACAACCACCCCCTCAAGCACACCAGCACCAAAAGGAGATAATCCTGGACCCATTGAAAATGGTAAAGCCACATTTTCAGCAGAGGAATTAAAGGATAGCTCAAACGGCTGGATTACTTATCATTCTCTAGATCGTCTAAAACGAGCGACAGGCGCTGATGCGCTATTAAAACCCGCAATGGTCAATACAGGAACTTCCGCTAATAAAGATATTCGACCAGTTGGTTTCATTTCAGGAAAAGCTAATCATTCGCGTGGCCACCTAATCGGCCGTCAAATGGGAGGCAGTGGTGATGATCCACGTAACTTAACCACCTTGTATCAGAATCCTGTCAACACTCCTTATATGACGAAATATGAAAATCAGATTCGGGCAGCTCTTGATCGCGGCGAAACCGTTCGTTATCGCGTGACACCTGTATATAACGGAAACGATTTGTTGGCTGAAAAAATCATCTTAGAAGCCAAAAGCCTTAAAACAAATTCACCCATTGATTTTTCAGTAACTATTTTAAACAAACAATAA
- a CDS encoding ABC transporter ATP-binding protein — translation MAYIEVKNEYKRYQMGETTITANDGISFEVEKGEVAVILGPSGAGKSTVLNILGGMDSCDEGEIIIDGTDIAQFSEKQLTTYRRNDVGFVFQFYNLVPNLTAKENVELASQIVADALDSTNVLQSVGLGERLDNFPAQLSGGEQQRVTIARAIAKKPKLLLCDEPTGALDYETGKQILTILQNTARETGTTVLIITHNSAIAEMADRVIRINDAKVREMTVNDQPKLVAEIEW, via the coding sequence ATGGCCTATATTGAAGTCAAAAATGAATACAAGCGTTACCAAATGGGAGAGACAACTATTACTGCGAATGACGGCATTTCTTTTGAAGTGGAAAAAGGAGAAGTAGCGGTTATTTTAGGCCCCAGCGGTGCTGGAAAATCAACTGTTTTAAATATTCTTGGTGGAATGGACAGCTGTGATGAAGGGGAAATTATTATTGATGGCACAGATATCGCTCAGTTTTCAGAGAAACAATTAACCACTTATCGACGAAATGATGTCGGGTTTGTTTTCCAATTTTACAATTTAGTCCCAAATTTAACGGCAAAAGAAAATGTCGAATTGGCTTCGCAAATCGTTGCGGATGCGTTGGATTCGACCAATGTTTTACAATCGGTGGGTTTAGGGGAACGTTTAGATAATTTTCCAGCGCAACTTTCTGGTGGTGAACAACAACGAGTAACCATCGCCCGTGCGATTGCTAAAAAGCCCAAGTTACTTTTATGTGATGAACCGACAGGAGCACTGGATTATGAAACAGGGAAACAAATTTTAACTATTTTGCAAAATACTGCTCGTGAAACTGGAACGACCGTCTTAATTATTACCCACAATTCAGCCATTGCAGAAATGGCCGATCGGGTAATTCGAATTAATGATGCAAAAGTTCGCGAAATGACTGTGAATGATCAGCCTAAATTGGTTGCTGAAATTGAATGGTAG